One genomic window of Ottowia oryzae includes the following:
- a CDS encoding polyprenyl synthetase family protein — MITTDFAAWSADALGQVEQALSDWVPAAAPAGLGDAMRYAVLDGGKRVRPLLVLATAAAVQGHAEAALRAACAVELIHAYSLVHDDMPCMDNDVLRRGKPTVHVQFGEAQALLSGDALQALAFELLTPDPAQVPPAMQADLCRCLARAAGEAGMAGGQAIDLASVGKPLSEAQLRHMHMLKTGALLQGSVQMGADCAQSPLTPQARDGLARYGAAVGLAFQVVDDILDVTADSAALGKTAGKDAAADKPTYVSVMGLDASRALAAQLGDEAHHALAATGLADVELLRVLADRVVNRSN; from the coding sequence ATGATTACAACCGATTTCGCTGCCTGGTCGGCGGATGCGCTGGGCCAAGTTGAGCAGGCCTTGTCCGACTGGGTGCCAGCAGCAGCGCCCGCCGGCTTGGGGGATGCAATGCGCTACGCCGTGCTGGATGGGGGCAAGCGCGTTCGGCCGCTGTTGGTGCTGGCCACCGCCGCCGCCGTGCAAGGCCATGCCGAGGCGGCATTGCGTGCCGCCTGTGCCGTGGAGTTGATCCACGCCTATTCGCTGGTCCACGACGACATGCCCTGCATGGACAACGATGTGCTGCGCCGCGGCAAGCCCACCGTGCACGTGCAGTTTGGCGAGGCGCAGGCGTTGCTCTCGGGCGATGCGCTTCAGGCGCTGGCGTTTGAGCTGTTGACGCCCGACCCCGCCCAAGTGCCGCCAGCGATGCAGGCCGACCTGTGCCGCTGCCTGGCGCGTGCGGCCGGTGAAGCGGGCATGGCCGGCGGCCAGGCCATTGATCTTGCCAGCGTGGGCAAACCATTGAGCGAAGCCCAACTGCGCCATATGCACATGCTGAAAACTGGCGCGTTGCTGCAAGGCAGCGTGCAGATGGGCGCCGACTGCGCCCAATCACCGCTGACGCCGCAGGCGCGTGACGGGTTGGCGCGCTACGGGGCCGCTGTCGGCCTGGCATTTCAGGTGGTCGACGACATTCTGGACGTCACCGCCGATTCCGCCGCCCTCGGCAAGACGGCTGGCAAGGACGCAGCCGCCGACAAGCCCACCTACGTTTCGGTGATGGGGCTGGACGCCTCGCGCGCGCTGGCGGCGCAGTTGGGGGATGAGGCGCACCATGCGCTCGCCGCCACCGGTCTGGCCGACGTCGAGTTGTTGCGCGTGCTGGCCGACCGCGTGGTAAACCGCAGTAATTGA